In Arthrobacter sp. MN05-02, the genomic stretch TTCCGGATCTCGTCGGTGGCCTGCGGCAGGACCGTGAAGAGATCGCCGACGATCCCGAAGTCGGCGATCTCGAAGACGGGCGAGTCGGCGTCCTTGTTGATCGCGACGATCACCTTCGAGGTCTGCATCCCGGCCTTCTGCTGGATGGCGCCGGAGATTCCCGCCGAGATGTAGAGCTGGGGCGAGACGGTCTTGCCGGTCTGCCCGATCTGGGCGGAGTGCTCGATCCAGCCGGCGTCGGTCGCTGCACGCGAGGCACCGACCGCACCGCCCAGGGCGTCCGCGAGCTCCTCGAGCGGGCCGAAGTCCCCGTTCACCCCACGACCACCGGCAACGATGACGCGTGCTTCGCTGAGGTCGGGCCTGCCGCTGACCGGCTTGTCCACCCGTCCGATGACCCGCGCCACGGCGTGCGGCAGCTCCACGGGGACCGGCACCTCGCGGGGCGTCGACGGCGGGCCGGCCTCGACGGCCTCGAAGCTGTTCGGCTTGACCGTCAGGATCGACACGTCCGTGGTCACCCTGCAGTTCACCGTGTAGGACCCCGCGAAGTCCGACTTCGTGGCCGTGAGGTCGCTGTCCAGCGCGACGACGTCGGTGATGACACCGGCCCCGAGCCGCACACCGAGCCGAGCAGCGATCTCCTTCGACTCGTACGCGTTGCCCAGCAGCACGACTCCCGCACCGGAGGCGCGCACGGCTTCCGCCAGGAATGCCGCCTTTCCCGCGACCAGCACCTCGGAGACTGCGCCGGTCTCGGGACGGTAGTACTCCCGCACCCCGTAGGAGCCCACGCCGTCGAGGTAGGCCGGACCGGCCTCGTCCGCGAGGGCGACGGCCACCTCACCGAGCGAGGCCCCCAGGGACAGGAGTTCCCGCTCGCTCTTGGCGAGGCTCGCTCCGGGGTGGTCGAGGAACACGAGGACAGTGGTCATGGGGATCTCCTGGACGGATCGGTCGTGCGGGCGGCGGACTAGAGGAGTTTCTGTCCTGCGAGGAAGTCGACGAGCCTGATACCGGCGTCGCCTTCGTCGGTGATGACGGTCCCCTGGCTGCGTGGCGGCCGCGGAGCAGCCGCCTCGACCTTCGTCCAGGATCCGGCGAAGCCCACCTCGTCCGGCTGCAGGCCGACGTCCGCCAGGGACAGGACCTGGATCTGCTTCTTCTTCGCCGCCATGATGCCCTTGAAGTTCGGGTACCGGGGCTCGTTGATCTGGTCCGTCACGGACACGAGTGCCGGAAGGGGGGCCTCGATGGTCTCGGCGAACGTGTCGTTGTCGCGCCGGGCGACGAGCTTCCAGCCGCCGTCCTCGTGCGTCAGTTCGAGTGACGCCGCGAAGGTCACCTGGGGCAGGGCGAGTCGCTCCGCGAGTTGCGCCGGTACGAGCGAGGTCTCCCCGTCGGTGGACGCCATGCCTGTCAGGACGAGGTCGAACGGGCCGAGGTGGCGCAGGAGCGCTGCCAAAGCCCTCGAGGTCGCCGAGGCGTCGGAGCCGGTGAGCGCCTCGTCCGTGAGGTGGACACCGTCGTCGGCCCCGATCTGAAGGGACTTCTTCACCGCGTTCACTGCGGCGGCGGGCCCCATGGTGATCGCAGTGACCCGGTGGCCGCCGGCCGCCCCGCCGTTCGCCTCGACGAGCTGGAGCGCGGCTTCGAGTGCGTACTCGTCCAGTTCGGAGAGGATGCTCTCGGTCCGTACCGTGGTCAGGTCGTCCCCGCTGATGTGGCGGTCGAACTGAGCGTCGGGAACATGCTTCACCAGGACCGCGATGCGCAGTCCGCCTGCTGTGGCCTCGTCCATTGATGACCTTCCTCGTCCGGGGATCTTCCCATCGACTAGCTAACCATAGCGGGGTGACGCTCACCGGGCCGGCGCTGCCGGCCACGGTGCCGCGGGCGCCCAAAAGGCGGCCCCGGCTCCGGGACCGCCTTCCGAGTGCCTCCTGCCGCTCGGGCTGATCTCTACTGCGTCGGTACCTGCGCCAGGGTGATCTCCACGGTGCGGGTGTCCCCGTCCCGGATGATCTCCACCGGTACCTGCTGGCCGACCGCCTGGATGCGCACGGCCGCCGTCAGTGACTGGGGATCGCTGATCGGGAAGTCGCCCACCTTCGTGATGACGTCGCCGACCTGCAGGGAGGCTCCCTCCGCGGGTGAGCCTGGCTCGACGGACTCGACGAGCGCACCGGAGGAGAAGGTCGAGGTGCTGCTCCGGGACCCGTCACCGGCCGACGGCGTGACGCTGACGCCCAGGAAGCCGTGCGTGGCCTCGCCGTCCGCGATGATCTCCCTGGCGATGCGATCGGCGTAGTTGATCGGTATCGAGAAGCCCACACCGATGTTCCCGGTGGATTCGCCGGAGCCGGCCGACGCGATGGCGACGTTCACGCCGATGATCTTCCCGTCCGCGTCCACGAGCGCACCACCCGAGTTGCCCTGGTTGATGGCGGCGTCGGTCTGGATGACATTCAGGTAGATGGAGCCCTGGGACTGGGTCTGCTGCTCGCCGGACCCACCGGGCGGCAGGAAGTTGAAGCCCTCACCGTCCTCGGACTCGGTGCTGTCCGGGGTGTCCTCCGGCACGGCCGAGGACGCCACACTGATCGTGCGGTTGAGGGTGGAGACGATGCCGTCGGTGACGGTGCCGCTCAGTCCGAGGGGAGCCCCGATGGCGATCGCGGTGTCGCCGACGTTCAGTTCGTCGGAGTTGCCGAGCGTGGCAGCCGTGAGGTCCGGGGCGTCGATCTCGATGACCGCGAGGTCGCTGAGGGGATCGGTCCCGACCACGGTCGCCGCGAAGACGCGGCCGTCGTTCAGCTTGACCTCCACCGTCGGGTCGGACACCTGTCCGCCGAGGGTCACCACGTGGGTGTTGGTGAGGATGTGGCCGTCCGTGTCGAGGATGATGCCCGAGCCCGATCCACTGGCGCTGCCACCGCTGACGGCGATCGTGACGACGCTCGGAGACGCCGTCACGGCGGCACCGGTGATGGTGTTGACGTCGTCGGTGTTGTTCACCACGATCGATTCGGGCGCGGACCGCGCGGTGCTCGTGGTGCCATCGTCATCCAGTGCAGTGACGCCGGCCGTCGCGACGCCGCCGCCGATCAGCCCGGCGACCAGGACCCCGGCGGCGAAGGTGGCGAGACCCACCCGCCTGCGGTCCTTCCCCACGGTCCGTCCGCCGTGGCTCGCCCCGCCCGGACCGAAGCCCCGGCCCTGCTGGCCGTAGAAGGGCTGGTGCGCGGCATAGGCGGGGTGGGAGGCCGACGGATCGTGTGCGGATCCGTGGTGCTGCCGACCGGCCGGCCGGCCGTCCTGGTCGACCGGCCGATCGTCCCGCTGGTCAGCCGACTGCCCGTTGTTCCAGCCCGTCCCCCACGACGGCGGGTTCTGGGGCTGCGGAGGGAGAGACCGTTCGGCATCGCCCTGAAAGCCTGGCTGCTCGTTCATGGGAGGTCCTTTCGTTGCTGTTGACCACATCATGGCAACCTTCACTGAGCCTCAAGCATGCATTCGCTGTGCGGATTCTGAGAAGTTGCTGGAGCTGGGACGGTCGTCCCGGGACGCGCCCACGGGCGTTCCCAGTATCCTCCGCCACCCCCTGACGACGGAGGAGGGGATGGGAACCGCGACGCCCTGCCCCGTCCGCCGCCGTCGTGCTAGGGGCACCGGGACGGTGCCGCCCCACCGCTCCCCCGGCCGATCCTCCATGCCCCTTTCGCTAGGGGCATAGATGCGGTGGTGGACGCTCCCGGACCCCAACCATAGAATCGGGAAGACAGGGAGCCTCCGGCGTCCGCCGACCCCAGTCCTGGGACCGGTAGGGTCCGGGGGACATGCTGAAGGGTCGGAAATGCGAATGATGAGCAGGCGCACCCGCGTCTCTGCTGTCCTGGGCGCCGTCGTGGCGGTTCCGTTGCTGTCGAGCACGGCGGCTCTGGCCGACGAACCGGTCACCTTCCCCTCCGGTGACTACGTCACCGACACCGCGGGAGTCCTCACTCCCCAGGAGGAGAGCGAGCTCGAGGCCGCGATCGAGGACCTGCGCTCGCAGGAGGGGTTCACCGTACGGGTCGCCTACGTCGACACGTTCGAGAATCCGGCCGGAGCCGAGCAGTGGGCGTCCGCCACCGCCGGCCTCAACGCGTCGAGTGCCAACGAGGCGGTCCTCGCCGTCGGCGTGGAGCAGGGCGAGGCGGGGTACGCGCCGGGCAACCGGTCGGAGATCGGCGGACAGGGCCAGGCGCTCTACGACGAGTACATTCAGCCCGAACTGCGAGCCGGCAACTTCGCCGAGGCCGGGCTCGCCGCCGTCCAGGGCACGGAGGATGCATTGACGGGGACCACCCGCGGCGGAGCGGGCGGAACCACGACCGGCGGCGCCCCGTCCGGCGGCAGCGCCCTCGGCGGGCTGGCCCTCGTCGGCGGACTCGTCGCGGTCGCGGGCGCAGGAGGGTACCTGCTGCTCAAGAACCGTGGCGCTGGGAACGCGCAGCGCAAACGCGAGCAGTACGGCTACGGGCCCGTACCCTCCGCCGGCGGCGAGGTGGTCGACCCGCTCGCCTCCCTGAGCGTCGAGGACCTGCGCAAGCGCGCAGGCAGCCTGCTCGTGGCGGCCGACGACGCCATCAAGTCCAGCGAGCAGGAGCTGGGCTTCGCCGAGGCGCAGTACGGCAGCGAGGCCATCGCGACGTTCTCGCAGGACATCTCCGCCGCCAAGCAGCACATGGGCGAATCGTTCAAGCTGCAGCAGCAGCTCGACGACCACATCCCGGACACCGAGCAGCAGCAACGCCAGTGGCTCGGGGAGATCATCCGCCGCTGCGAGGACGTGAACGCCTCGCTGCAGGCCCACAAGGAGGACTTCGACGCCCTGCGCGAGCTCGAGCGCAACGCCCCCGAGGCGCTCCGCAGGGCGCAATCCGCGGCGGCGGATGCGGGCCGTCGGTTCGCGGCGGCCGAGCAGTCCCTCCGGTCGCTCCAGAGCCGCTACCTCGAGACGGCGACCTCGCAGGTCGCCGACAACATCGAGCAGGCGCGGGAGCGGCTCTCCTTCGTCGACGCCGCCGCCTCCGAAGCACAGACACGCATGGCCGGCGGCGACACCGGACGGACCGTCGTCGCGGTGCGGGCCGCCGAGGAGGCGGTCCACCAGTGCACCGTGCTCCTCGATGCCATCGACAAGCGGGCCGACGAACTGGCCGTGGCCGAGCGGGAGCTCGAACGCGCGCTCCCCGAGGCGGAGCAGGACCTCGCGCAGGCGGCGGCGATGGACCGCGCCGGCCAGTACCGGGACCTCGCCGGTCCCGTCGCTGCTCTCCAGGCCGCCGTCACGACCGTCCGGCAGGAGCGCCGGAACGCCGCAGCAACCCGCTCGCCCTGCTGCAGCGCCTCGAAGCCGCCCACGCCCAGCTCGACGCCGCCCTCGGCGACGTCCGCGACCAAACCGAGAAGTCCCGTCGCGCCCAGGACTCGCTGCAGCACGCGATCATCGCCGCGCAGTCGAGCATCTCGGGCACCGCCGACTACATCCGGGCCCGGCGCGGCGGCGTCGGCAGTGAGGCGCGCACGCGACTCGCCGAGGCAGAACGCAACCTCGACCACGCCGTCGACCTCCAGCGGTCCGATCCCGTGACGGCGCTCTCCCATGCCCAGCAGGCAGCCCTGCTCGCCGACCATGCTGCGCAGCTGGCGGAACAGGACGTCGAGGGCTTCGGCCGCGGCGGAATGGGCATGGGTGGGATGTACGGCGGCCGGGGCGGCGACGGCATGGGAGGGGCCCTGCTCGGCGGCATCCTGCTCGGGTCCATCCTCAACGGGGGTGGCTTCGGCGGTGGCTTCGGCGGGGGTTACGGCGGCGGCGGGTTCGGCGGTGACGGCGGAAGCTTCGGCGGCGGCGGCTTCGGCGGCTTCGACGGCGGTGGCGGCGGCTTCGGCGACTTCGGAGGTGGCGGCGGCGACTTCTAGCCGCTCCGACCGCCTCCCGCAGCAGACTCAGGGACTATTCCGAAGAATCGAAAGGGAAATCAATGGTAAAGCAGTCAATATTCGGCAGGATCGCCCAGCTCACCCGCGCCAACATCAATGCGTTGATCGATCAGGCCGAGGATCCGCAGAAGATGCTCGACCAGATGGTCCGCGACTTCACCAACAGCATCGCCGAAGCCGAGAGCGCCGTCGCGCAGACCATCGGCAATCTGCGGATGATGCAGGACGACTACAACGAGGACGTCGAGAACGCACGCAGCTGGGGCAACAAGGCCCTCGCGGCGTCCCGTAAGGCGGACGAGTACCGCGCGTCCGGCGACACGGCCGACGCGCAGAAGTTCGACAACCTGGCGAAGGTGGCCATCCAGCGCCAGATGGCGGCGGAGAACGAGGCGAAGGGCGCCGAACCGACCATCGCCTCGCAGACGGAGATCGTCGACAAGCTCAAGGTCGGCCTCAACCAGATGAAGGGCAAGCTCAGCGAGCTCACGGCGAAACGGGACCAGCTGATCGCCCGTGCCCGCACGGCCCAGGCGCAGCAGCAGGTGCACGACGCCGTCAAGAGCATCGACTTCATGGACCCGACGAGCGAGGTGGGCCGTTTCGAGGAGAAGATACGGCGCGAGGAGGCGAAGGTCCGCGGACAGCAGGAGCTCGCGTCGTCGAGCCTGGACGCACAGTTCGAGAGCCTCGAGGACCTCGGGGAGCAGACCGAGATCGAGGCGCGCCTCGCTGCTCTGAAGTCGGGTTCCGGCTCGCAGTCCGCGATCGGACAGGGCGCGGGAACCGCTACGACGGACGCCAAGACCCCGTCCACGACGGGCGAGATCACCTACTGATCGGGCCCCGGCCCAGCCGGCATGCCAGGGGAACCGCAGCCATCGGCTGCGGTTCCCCTGTTGGTGCAGCAGCCCACGTGTCGGTGCGCGCGGGTAGATTGGGCAGATGGCCGTGACACTGATGTGGTTCCGTGATGACCTGCGCGTCTCCGACAATCCGGCGCTTGCAGCCGCTGCCGGGAGCGGGGACGACGTCGTCGCCTGCTACGTGCTCGATGAGGACACCGAGGGCATGCGGCCGCTGGGCGGTGCCTCCAAGTGGTGGCTCCACCACTCGCTCGCGGCACTGGCCGCGTCCCTCGCGGAACTCGGCGTGCCGCTCGTCCTGCGGCGGGGCCCGGCGGAAGAGGTCCTGCCGCGACTGGTGGACGAGTGCTCCGCCCGTGCCGTCGTCGTGTGGAACCGCCGTTACGGCCTGGTCGAGCGCACCACGGACGCGACCCTGAAGGCCGCCTTCGCCGACGACGGCCTCGAGGTGGCGAGCTTCCAAGCGAACCTGATGTTCGAGCCCTGGGAGGTCACGTCGGGCTCCGGCGAGGCCTACAAGGTCTTCACGCCCTTCTGGCGGGCCTGCCTGTCCTTCCGCCCTCCCCGCAGGCCGCTGCCTGCCCCGACCCGCCTCAGCGGCCCGGAGCTGGCCTCCGACGACCTCGGCGCCTGGGGGCTGCTTCCCACGTCCCCGGACTGGGCCCAGGGCCTCCGCCGCACCTGGACGCCGGGAGAGGCCGGCGCCCACGCCCGGCTCGACGACTTCCTCGACGGTGCCGCCTCCGGCTACAAGGACAACCGCGACCTGCCGGGGGTGCAGGGCACCAGCATGCTGTCGCCGCACCTGCGGTTCGGTGAGATCAGCCCCTTCGAGGTCTGGCACGCAGCCCAGGACCATCAGGACAGCTCGACGGCGGAGGACATCCGCGTCTTCGGTTCCGAGCTCGGCTGGCGCGAATTCAGCTGGCAGCTCCTGTACTTCAATCCCGAGCTCGCCACCGTCAACTACCGGCCCGAATTCAACGCCTTCGCCTGGGAGAGCTCCACGAGGTCGGAACTCGAAGCCTGGCAGCGTGGACGGACCGGCTACCCGCTGATCGATGCCGGCATGCGCCAGATGTGGGAGATCGGCTGGATGCACAACCGCGTCCGCATGGCGACGGCGTCCTTCCTCATCAAGAACCTGCTGATCGACTGGCGCGTGGGCGAGAAGTGGTTCTGGGACTGCCTGGTCGACGCCGACGCGGCGAGCAATGCCGCGAGCTGGCAGTGGGTGGCCGGATCCGGGGGCCGATGCCAGCCCCTACTTCCGCATCTTCAACCCCGTCCTGCAGAGCAGGAAGTTCGATCCCGAGGGGCGGTACCTCGTGCGGTTCGTACCGGAACTGGCGGACGCGGACAACATCCACGAGCCGTGGAAGGGGACGGCCCCGGGCTATCCCGATCCCGTCGTCGACCTCAAGGAGAGTCGCCAGCGGGCCCTGAGCGCCTACAAGGCCCTGTCGGAGAGCTGACCGGTCGGTAGCTCCCCCGCACCGGCGCCGGCGTCACGGGAGGTACCAGGCCGGACGCCGGGACCGGACGGTCCACGTCGGCCGGACCTGCGGCGGCACAAACGAAAAGTCCGGCCCACCGTGTGGTGGGCCGGACTTCTCTTCGTTGCGGGGACAGGATTTGAACCTGTGACCTCTGGGTTATGAGCCCAGCGAGCTACCGAACTGCTCCACCCCGCGGCGTATAACTAACGTTACCGGCCGCGGGGCGAAGAGGCAAATCGAGCAGCTGCCCGGCCCTCCGAGAACTACTCCCCGGTCGTCCCCGAGACGCGCTCCTCGGCATCGAGCGCCCGCTGCAGGGCGTCCTGCAGGCGATCCTGCGCTTCGCCGTAGGCTGCGAAGTCGCCGGCGGCGAGAGCTTCGTTGCCGTCCTGGATCGCCGTGCTGGCGTCGTCGAGCGCCGTCCGGAGGTCCGCCGCGGGGGTCACCCGTGGCACCGTTGGGAGTTCCGCCCTCGGACGGGGTCGGTGCGGGAGTCGGCGTGGCACCCTCGTCCTCACCCTCCACCGGAGGCGCCGCGGGATCCTCCGGGGTCTCGCCCACGTTCTCCTGGTCGCCCGTCGTCGCTCCCGACTCCCCGCCGAACACCTGGTCCAGTGCCTCGGCGAGGGTCGGTGCGAAACCGACGTTGTCACCGAAGCTCACGAGGACCCGCCGCAGGACCGGGAAGGACGAGCTGCCCGAGGACTGCACGTAGACCGGCTGGACGTAGGCGATCCCGCCGCCGATGGGCAGGGTCAGCAGGTTGCCGTTGATGACCTCAGACGCACCCTGGCGCAGCAGGTTGAGCTCCTGCGACACGGTGGTGTCCGAGTTGAAGAGGTTCTGCGCCTGGCCGGGGCCCACCACGGAGTCACGTCCCGAGCTGTCCAGCAGGGTCAGCCGGCCGTAGTTCTCGCTCTTGACGCCGTCCTCGCCCGTTCCTGCGTCACCGTTCACCGTTCGCCGCGAGGAAGCCGTAGAGCACGTTCCTCGGAGTCTGGCCGGCGGGCACGAAGGGGATGTACGGCGTGGTCAGCGAGAACGCGGCCTCCTCCTGGTTGGGCATCTGCAGCGTCAGGTAGAACGGCGGCTGGCGGTCGGTCGCCGCCGTCGCCGCCGCGCCGTCGGCGCTCTCCCCCGGATCGGCCGGCACGTTCCACGCCTCGCTGTTGTTGTAGAACTCGTCCGTCGAGGTGACGTGGTAGCGGGCGAGCAGCTCGCGCTGGACCTTGAAAAGGTCCTCGGGGGTAGCGGACGTGTGCCATCAGGTCCGCCGACATCTCGCTGAACGGCTGCAGGGAGGACGGGTAGACGTTCTGCCAGGACTTCAGGACCGGGTCCTGGTCGTCCCAGGCGTACAGGCTGACCGAGCCGTCATAGGCGTCGACCGTGGCCTTGACCGCGTTGCGGATGTAATTGACCTGTTCCGCGGGCAGTGCGGTGGCGAGGCCCTCCGCCGTCTGGGAATCCTGCGTCGCCGATTCCAGTTCCTGCTGCGTCGAGTAGGGGAAATTGGCGCTGGTGGTGTAGCCGTCGATGATCCACTTCACGCGACCGTCGACGATCGCCGGGTAGCTGTTGCCGTCGAGCGTCAGATACGGGGCGACCTTGCGGACACGCTCCACGGGATCGCGGTCGTAGAGGATCTGGGACTCGCTGTTGACCTGGTTGGACAGCAGGAGGTCGGTGGACTGGAACTTCAGCGCATACACGAGTCGGTTGAACGCGTTGCCCACGTTCGGCCCGCCCTCGCCACTGAACGTGGTGCGCGACTCGTCGTCCGAGTTCTCATTCTGCGGGCGGTCGATCTCCGCCGGCGCCTGACCCTCGGGTGCTCCCACGACGGAGTACTCGGGAGAGTCCTCACCGAAGTAGATGCGCGGCTCGTAGGTGGACTCGTCCCCGAGGACACCCGTGGAAGGGATGCCGGACTGCAGGAAGGACGGGCGCCCATCGGGCTGCACCGTCGAACCGGCGGCGGCGACCACGCCGTAACCGTGGGTGTAGAACACGTGCTCGTTGACCCAGCCCTCGGGGACACCGTTGGTGTCGAGCTCGCGGACCGCGATGACGGTGTCCTGCACCTCACCGTCGATCTCGTAGCGGTCGACGTTGAGCGTCTCCGGGAACTGGTAGTACTGGCGGAACTGCTGCAGCTGGCTGAACGCATCGGAGACGAGGTTCGGGTCGAGCAGTCGGATGTTCGCCGTCGTCTCGCCGTCGTCGCCCAGGGCTCCCGCCTGCGGGACGTCCTCGGGGTTGTAGTCCTCGACCTCGACCGCGTCCAGTCCGTACGCCTCGCGCGTCATCGCGATGTTCCGGTCGATGTACTCGCCCTCGAGGCTGAGCTCGGACGGGCGTACCTGGAACCGCTGGACCACGGAGGGGTAGACCCCGCCCGCGAGGAGGGCCGTGATGATGAGCATCGCGGTGCCGATGAGCGGCAGGCGCCACCGACCGATGAAGGCGGAGGCGACGAACAGGACGGCCACGATGATGGCGGCGACGGCGAGGATGGCCTTGGTGGGGATGACCGCGTTCACGTCGGTGTAGAGCGCACCGGCCCACGTGCCCTGGTTCAGCAGCGTGTCGTAACGGTCCAGCCAGTAGTTGACGCCCTGGAGCACGAGGAAGAGCGCCGCGACGACGGCGATCTGGATCCGGGCGGCCTTCGTGGTGAAGAGGCCCTTCTCCTCGAGCCGGATGCCCCCGTACAGGTAGTGCGTGAGGACGGTCGCGATCGCGCTGATGATCACGACGCTGATCAGGAAACCCGTCACGAAGCTCAGGAACGGCAGCGTGAACATGTAGAACGCATAGTCCATCCCGAACTCCGGGTCGGACTTGCCGAACGGCTCCTGGTTGACGAAGAGGAGCACCTCCTGCCACTGGGAGGAGGCGGCCGTACCGGCGAACGCGCCGAGGACCACGGGGATGCCGAGCATCAGCAGGCGGCGGATCGGTTCGAGCTGCGCCTGGTAGCGGTTCAGGTTGTCCTGAATGGCGCTGTCGGGGGCGTAGATCGGCCGGCTCCGGAACGCGATGCGCAGGCTGAAGAAGACCGCGCC encodes the following:
- a CDS encoding electron transfer flavoprotein subunit alpha, yielding MTTVLVFLDHPGASLAKSERELLSLGASLGEVAVALADEAGPAYLDGVGSYGVREYYRPETGAVSEVLVAGKAAFLAEAVRASGAGVVLLGNAYESKEIAARLGVRLGAGVITDVVALDSDLTATKSDFAGSYTVNCRVTTDVSILTVKPNSFEAVEAGPPSTPREVPVPVELPHAVARVIGRVDKPVSGRPDLSEARVIVAGGRGVNGDFGPLEELADALGGAVGASRAATDAGWIEHSAQIGQTGKTVSPQLYISAGISGAIQQKAGMQTSKVIVAINKDADSPVFEIADFGIVGDLFTVLPQATDEIRKRGL
- a CDS encoding electron transfer flavoprotein subunit beta is translated as MDEATAGGLRIAVLVKHVPDAQFDRHISGDDLTTVRTESILSELDEYALEAALQLVEANGGAAGGHRVTAITMGPAAAVNAVKKSLQIGADDGVHLTDEALTGSDASATSRALAALLRHLGPFDLVLTGMASTDGETSLVPAQLAERLALPQVTFAASLELTHEDGGWKLVARRDNDTFAETIEAPLPALVSVTDQINEPRYPNFKGIMAAKKKQIQVLSLADVGLQPDEVGFAGSWTKVEAAAPRPPRSQGTVITDEGDAGIRLVDFLAGQKLL
- a CDS encoding serine protease, yielding MNEQPGFQGDAERSLPPQPQNPPSWGTGWNNGQSADQRDDRPVDQDGRPAGRQHHGSAHDPSASHPAYAAHQPFYGQQGRGFGPGGASHGGRTVGKDRRRVGLATFAAGVLVAGLIGGGVATAGVTALDDDGTTSTARSAPESIVVNNTDDVNTITGAAVTASPSVVTIAVSGGSASGSGSGIILDTDGHILTNTHVVTLGGQVSDPTVEVKLNDGRVFAATVVGTDPLSDLAVIEIDAPDLTAATLGNSDELNVGDTAIAIGAPLGLSGTVTDGIVSTLNRTISVASSAVPEDTPDSTESEDGEGFNFLPPGGSGEQQTQSQGSIYLNVIQTDAAINQGNSGGALVDADGKIIGVNVAIASAGSGESTGNIGVGFSIPINYADRIAREIIADGEATHGFLGVSVTPSAGDGSRSSTSTFSSGALVESVEPGSPAEGASLQVGDVITKVGDFPISDPQSLTAAVRIQAVGQQVPVEIIRDGDTRTVEITLAQVPTQ
- the pspA gene encoding membrane protein, which produces MVKQSIFGRIAQLTRANINALIDQAEDPQKMLDQMVRDFTNSIAEAESAVAQTIGNLRMMQDDYNEDVENARSWGNKALAASRKADEYRASGDTADAQKFDNLAKVAIQRQMAAENEAKGAEPTIASQTEIVDKLKVGLNQMKGKLSELTAKRDQLIARARTAQAQQQVHDAVKSIDFMDPTSEVGRFEEKIRREEAKVRGQQELASSSLDAQFESLEDLGEQTEIEARLAALKSGSGSQSAIGQGAGTATTDAKTPSTTGEITY
- a CDS encoding deoxyribodipyrimidine photo-lyase, with translation MAVTLMWFRDDLRVSDNPALAAAAGSGDDVVACYVLDEDTEGMRPLGGASKWWLHHSLAALAASLAELGVPLVLRRGPAEEVLPRLVDECSARAVVVWNRRYGLVERTTDATLKAAFADDGLEVASFQANLMFEPWEVTSGSGEAYKVFTPFWRACLSFRPPRRPLPAPTRLSGPELASDDLGAWGLLPTSPDWAQGLRRTWTPGEAGAHARLDDFLDGAASGYKDNRDLPGVQGTSMLSPHLRFGEISPFEVWHAAQDHQDSSTAEDIRVFGSELGWREFSWQLLYFNPELATVNYRPEFNAFAWESSTRSELEAWQRGRTGYPLIDAGMRQMWEIGWMHNRVRMATASFLIKNLLIDWRVGEKWFWDCLVDADAASNAASWQWVAGSGGRCQPLLPHLQPRPAEQEVRSRGAVPRAVRTGTGGRGQHPRAVEGDGPGLSRSRRRPQGESPAGPERLQGPVGELTGR
- a CDS encoding hypothetical protein (possible pseudo due to internal stop codon/frameshift); translation: MNGDAGTGEDGVKSENYGRLTLLDSSGRDSVVGPGQAQNLFNSDTTVSQELNLLRQGASEVINGNLLTLPIGGGIAYVQPVYVQSSGSSSFPVLRRVLVSFGDNVGFAPTLAEALDQVFGGESGATTGDQENVGETPEDPAAPPVEGEDEGATPTPAPTPSEGGTPNGATGDPRGGPPDGARRRQHGDPGRQRSSRRRRLRSLRRSAGSPAGRPAAGARCRGARLGDDRGVVLGGPGSCSICLFAPRPVTLVIRRGVEQFGSSLGS
- a CDS encoding hypothetical protein (possible pseudo due to frameshift) encodes the protein MAVIVIAFVYLSQVYADVLWYQQLGFLEVFVTENLSRIVLFLVAFLVMAGAVFFSLRIAFRSRPIYAPDSAIQDNLNRYQAQLEPIRRLLMLGIPVVLGAFAGTAASSQWQEVLLFVNQEPFGKSDPEFGMDYAFYMFTLPFLSFVTGFLISVVIISAIATVLTHYLYGGIRLEEKGLFTTKAARIQIAVVAALFLVLQGVNYWLDRYDTLLNQGTWAGALYTDVNAVIPTKAILAVAAIIVAVLFVASAFIGRWRLPLIGTAMLIITALLAGGVYPSVVQRFQVRPSELSLEGEYIDRNIAMTREAYGLDAVEVEDYNPEDVPQAGALGDDGETTANIRLLDPNLVSDAFSQLQQFRQYYQFPETLNVDRYEIDGEVQDTVIAVRELDTNGVPEGWVNEHVFYTHGYGVVAAAGSTVQPDGRPSFLQSGIPSTGVLGDESTYEPRIYFGEDSPEYSVVGAPEGQAPAEIDRPQNENSDDESRTTFSGEGGPNVGNAFNRLVYALKFQSTDLLLSNQVNSESQILYDRDPVERVRKVAPYLTLDGNSYPAIVDGRVKWIIDGYTTSANFPYSTQQELESATQDSQTAEGLATALPAEQVNYIRNAVKATVDAYDGSVSLYAWDDQDPVLKSWQNVYPSSLQPFSEMSADLMAHVRYPRGPFQGPARAARPLPRHLDGRVLQQQRGVERAGRSGGERRRRGGDGGDRPPAAVLPDAADAQPGGGRVLADHAVHPLRARRPDSEERALRLPRGER